The following are from one region of the Coffea eugenioides isolate CCC68of chromosome 2, Ceug_1.0, whole genome shotgun sequence genome:
- the LOC113759945 gene encoding uncharacterized protein LOC113759945, with protein MRTPGKQPKPYRPQKTTKATQAREAAEVLQAGDAAEVAEAIQVVEVGQSKETAEAEQAEEAAEAGQAGEAAKAKQTQETAEVGQAGEAAEVGQALNVAEVKHSGKAVKAELAKEIAQAGKVTEAAGRADPTWTLYVDGASSKEGCGAGLLLISPTGEELPYALRFDFKASNNESEYEALIAGMEMARKLGARSIKAYSDSQLIVNQVWGSYEVKEGTLRKYVAKTRELKGLFEQFALEQIPRSQNKRADALSKLASTSVGIIGREIQVEVIRSRAYEQFNTAVIQVVSSWMDPIVQYLAHGELPPSKVEARKILLKSQKYVLTHGVLYRKSYLQPWLKCVMPEEGSYVLRELHEGICGNHVGPRVLAKKGMLAGYYWPTIFRDSAELVARCGYEHLVVAIDYFTKWVEAEPLNTISSRSIQKFLWKSIVCRFGIPRALVSDNGRQFADHSLQEWCTELGIQQHFTSVGHPQANGQVENVNRTILHGLKTRIESARTNWLEELPTILWAYRTTPRTATQETPFVLTYGIEAVIPAEIGVPSGRVQHFVAQDNEEEMRLDLDLFEHRMEEAAIRMAKYKGQVARYYNARVRHLSFKPGDLVLRKNFVSRAVGTSKLDPNWEGPYVVREADRAGYCKLARLDGGEVPRTWHNSNLRLFL; from the exons ATGCGCACACCGGGCAAGCAGCCAAAACCTTACAGACCCCAAAAAACTACCAAGGCCACCCAGGCCCGAGAAGCAGCAGAGGTCTTACAAGCTGGAGACGCTGCCGAGGTTGCCGAGGCCATCCAGGTAGTGGAGGTCGGTCAGTCCAAAGAGACAGCTGAGGCCGAGCAGGCCGAAGAAGCTGCCGAGGCCGGGCAGGCCGGAGAAGCAGCTAAGGCCAAACAGACCCAAGAAACTGCCGAGGTCGGACAGGCCGGAGAGGCAGCGGAGGTCGGGCAGGCATTAAACGTTGCCGAGGTCAAGCATTCTGGAAAAGCAGTCAAGGCTGAACTGGCCAAAGAGATTGCCCAGGCCGGGAAGGTTACTGAGGCTGCGGGACGAGCTGATCCCACCTGGACATTGTACGTGGACGGCGCGTCAAGTAAGGAAGGATGTGGTGCCGGGCTCCTCTTAATCAGCCCTACTGGGGAGGAGCTGCCCTACGCACTGAGGTTTGATTTTAAAGCTTCTAACAATGAATCAGAGTACGAGGCTCTGATTGCAGGGATGGAGATGGCCCGGAAATTAGGGGCTAGATCGATAAAAGCCTATAGCGACTCGCAGCTGATAGTGAACCAGGTATGGGGAAGCTACGAGGTCAAAGAGGGGACACTGAGAAAGTACGTAGCCAAGACGCGGGAACTCAAGGGCCTGTTCGAGCAGTTCGCGCTTGAGCAGATTCCGCGGAGCCAGAACAAGAGGGCTGACGCCCTGTCTAAACTGGCATCCACCTCGGTTGGCATCATAGGTCGGGAAATACAGGTGGAGGTCATCAGAAGTCGGGCATATGAACAGTTCAACACCGCAGTCATTCAGGTGGTGAGCTCGTGGATGGATCCCATTGTCCAGTACCTAGCTCATGGGGAGCTCCCACCGAGCAAGGTAGAAGCCCGCAAAATCCTCCTTAAATCGCAGAAGTACGTGCTCACGCACGGAGTCTTATACAGGAAATCTTACCTGCAACCCTGGTTGAAGTGTGTAATGCCCGAGGAAGGGAGCTATGTCTTGCGCGAGTTGCATGAAGGCATATGCGGCAATCACGTTGGCCCAAGAGTATTAGCCAAGAAGGGAATGCTGGCTGGCTACTATTGGCCCACCATCTTCAGGGACTCGGCCGAGCTGGTAGCTCGGT GTGGCTATGAACACTTGGTGGTAGCCATTGAttacttcaccaagtgggtAGAGGCCGAGCCCCTCAACACAATTAGTAGCAGGTCGATCCAGAAATTCCTTTGGAAAAGCATAGTCTGCCGATTTGGCATACCAAGGGCTCTCGTCTCGGACAACGGCAGGCAGTTCGCTGACCACTCTCTCCAGGAATGGTGCACGGAGCTCGGCATCCAGCAACACTTCACTTCAGTGGGGCACCCCCAGGCCAATGGGCAGGTCGAGAATGTTAACAGAACCATCCTGCACGGCCTGAAGACAAGAATAGAGTCTGCCCGAACTAATTGGCTGGAGGAGCTGCCTACCATACTATGGGCTTACCGAACAACGCCTCGGACGGCCACCCAAGAAACCCCGTTCGTCCTGACATACGGGATCGAGGCAGTGATCCCAGCAGAAATTGGAGTACCCTCGGGTAGGGTGCAACACTTTGTGGCTCAGGATAATGAGGAAGAGATGCGGCTGGACTTGGACCTGTTCGAGCATCGAATGGAAGAAGCGGCTATAAGAATGGCTAAGTATAAGGGCCAGGTCGCACGCTACTACAATGCCAGGGTAAGGCACCTCTCTTTCAAGCCAGGGGACCTGGTATTACGCAAAAATTTCGTGAGCCGAGCTGTGGGCACGAGTAAGTTAGACCCAAACTGGGAAGGTCCCTACGTGGTAAGGGAAGCTGACCGAGCAGGTTATTGTAAATTAGCTCGCCTGGATGGAGGTGAAGTCCCGCGCACCTGGCACAACTCAAATTTAAGGCTTTTTCTTTAA
- the LOC113759946 gene encoding uncharacterized protein LOC113759946: MPRTRSQRNAEGSKGDGGSGPHQSARSPTPGGEGAGLSRIPPEQLVQVVAGNLPTFEAIVNYLRGQTGGHLGQGPKSPKEGSIESRTGSLNPQLKRVRREPTREHIDIGEPSHKHSRTEHLEPVRRYSKDELSPRKEQLQVQDELDLLLDPEADRYIASPFVPDIEDYPLPAKFKIPSMKSYDATTDPEDHLFAFMTQMRLQTAADAVRCKIFPMFLEGKARQWFQGLPPRSIRSFAQLARLFAAQFVSSRAFSKSTAHLMTIQQRPEESLREYMVRFNNESLQVRDRDDKVVMTAFINGLRKQKLYTELVEKPPKSVREMLDRAHEKANAEEANRLKSAQERLRGDKRRRGADQVDARPGQGWKNAYDRLPRSRPMAGDKSWTSLTAPRARVLAVMEQEGLSRPPRPLVGDKSRRDQGLYCAYHRDVGHDTEDCCHLKKDIEKLIKRGHLGQFIRDERDDQQRERPRSERPSYPRDRPQGSRGRTPEQETQNLAGVINTIAGGPVGGDSHTARRHNRPPPTGESSTKRLKMYEEIIYEPEDAVPLASNNHEAIVIEVITCNYKVKKVYINNGSAIDVLYYKTFKELQLEDRQLVPVRIPLIGFVGPPVRPEGMITLMVTVRVSPKCRTVPVNFGVVKEPSSYNMILGRPTLNALRAVCSTLHLSMKFSTPAGVAEVLGDPEVARACYIATLKGKEKLVAQTVCLEPWEPMEKGERLETDEGLAELPVHPDRPEHTVRVSACLDELTRRSLESLLEEYSEIFAWSADDMPGIPIELAVHRLHVDPNVRPVK; encoded by the coding sequence ATGCCAAGAACGAGGTCTCAGAGGAATGCCGAAGGATCCAAGGGGGATGGAGGAAGCGGCCCCCATCAGTCTGCACGAAGTCCGACCCCTGGAGGCGAGGGCGCGGGGCTCTCACGGATCCCGCCTGAGCAATTGGTTCAGGTGGTAGCAGGGAACCTGCCCACTTTTGAGGCCATTGTGAATTATCTCAGGGGGCAGACGGGAGGACATCTGGGCCAGGGGCCAAAGAGCCCGAAAGAGGGTTCGATCGAATCTAGGACTGGGAGCCTTAACCCCCAGCTCAAGCGAGTGCGCCGGGAGCCCACGCGTGAACACATCGACATCGGGGAGCCCTCTCACAAGCACTCCCGAACTGAGCATCTGGAGCCTGTCCGGAGGTATTCCAAGGATGAGCTCTCGCCTCGGAAGGAGCAGCTCCAGGTGCAGGACGAGCTGGACCTGCTCTTAGACCCAGAGGCGGATAGGTACATCGCTTCCCCATTCGTGCCCGATATTGAGGACTACCCGTTGCCTGCGAAGTTCAAGATACCCAGCATGAAGTCTTACGATGCGACCACGGATCCGGAGGATCACTTGTTTGCCTTCATGACCCAAATGCGTTTGCAAACTGCCGCAGATGCGGTCAGGTGCAAGATCTTTCCAATGTTTCTGGAGGGTAAGGCACGTCAGTGGTTCCAGGGGCTTCCCCCCAGGTCCATCCGGTCCTTTGCCCAGCTCGCGCGACTATTTGCGGCCCAGTTCGTTTCATCACGAGCCTTCTCCAAGAGCACCGCGCATCTGATGACTATCCAGCAAAGGCCTGAGGAATCCTTACGCGAATACATGGTGCGTTTCAATAACGAGTCCCTTCAGGTTCGAGATCGCGATGACAAGGTGGTCATGACTGCCTTCATCAACGGGCTGCGCAAACAGAAGCTCTACACCGAGCTCGTGGAGAAACCTCCCAAATCAGTTCGGGAAATGCTAGACCGAGCTCATGAGAAGGCCAACGCGGAGGAAGCCAACCGCCTTAAAAGTGCACAAGAAAGATTGAGGGGTGACAAGCGCAGGAGGGGCGCCGACCAGGTGGATGCACGGCCTGGCCAGGGATGGAAGAACGCCTATGACCGCCTCCCCAGGAGCCGCCCAATGGCAGGAGACAAATCCTGGACTAGCCTCACGGCACCTCGAGCTCGGGTGCTCGCAGTAATGGAACAGGAGGGGCTCTCCCGACCTCCTCGACCTTTGGTCGGGGACAAAAGCAGACGGGACCAAGGTCTGTACTGCGCTTACCATCGAGATGTAGGGCACGACACGGAGGACTGCTGTCACCTCAAAAAAGACATTGAAAAACTGATCAAACGAGGCCACCTTGGGCAGTTCATAAGAGACGAACGAGATGACCAGCAACGGGAAAGGCCCAGGTCGGAACGTCCGAGCTACCCACGGGACCGACCTCAAGGGTCTCGTGGCCGAACTCCCGAGCAGGAAACACAGAATCTGGCGGGGGTGATTAACACCATTGCCGGAGGACCTGTTGGTGGGGATAGCCATACAGCTCGGCGGCACAATCGCCCCCCTCCCACGGGGGAGAGCTCGACCAAGCGGTTGAAGATGTACGAGGAAATTATCTACGAACCTGAAGACGCAGTCCCTCTGGCCTCCAACAATCATGAAGCCATTGTGATAGAGGTCATCACCTGCAATTACAAGGTGAAGAAGGTATACATAAACAACGGAAGTGCCATAGACGTGCTGTATTACAAGACTTTCAAGGAACTGCAGCTGGAGGATAGGCAGCTCGTCCCGGTTCGAATTCCGTTGATCGGGTTTGTAGGCCCTCCCGTAAGGCCAGAGGGAATGATAACTCTCATGGTCACGGTGAGGGTATCCCCGAAGTGCCGAACTGTTCCGGTAAACTTCGGGGTGGTTAAGGAGCCCTCGTCCTACAATATGATTCTGGGACGGCCTACACTGAATGCCCTCAGAGCTGTTTGCTCCACCTTGCACCTCAGTATGAAGTTTTCTACTCCTGCAGGAGTGGCTGAGGTGCTCGGGGATCCAGAGGTGGCCAGGGCATGTTACATCGCCACCCTCAAGGGCAAGGAGAAGTTGGTAGCTCAAACAGTTTGTTTAGAGCCCTGGGAGCCCATGGAGAAAGGAGAAAGATTGGAGACGGACGAGGGGCTGGCCGAACTGCCCGTCCACCCCGACCGACCTGAGCACACGGTGAGGGTCAGCGCTTGCCTAGACGAGCTGACCAGACGCTCTTTAGAATCTCTCTTGGAGGAATATTCTGAGATTTTTGCTTGGAGCGCGGATGACATGCCGGGAATCCCCATCGAGCTGGCGGTCCATAGGCTACATGTGGATCCCAACGTCCGACCTGTGAAGTAG